One stretch of Lacimicrobium alkaliphilum DNA includes these proteins:
- the rne gene encoding ribonuclease E — protein sequence MKRMLINATQQEELRVALVDGQKMYDLDIESPGHEQKKSNIYKGKITRVEPSLEAAFVDYGAERHGFLPLKEIARTYFPKGYNFEGRPQIKDAIKEGQEVIVQIDKEERGQKGAALTTFISLAGSYLVLMPNNPRAGGISRRIEGDERTELKQALNKLNLPDGMGLIVRTAGVGKSFEELEWDLSVLLTHWKAITEASESRPAPFLIHQESNVIIRAIRDYLRRDIGEILIDDEKIFELAKQHIELVRPDFSSRVKRYQGDVPLFSHYQIESQIESAFQRDVRLPSGGSIVIDQTEALTSIDINSSRSTKGGDIEETALNTNLEAADEIARQLRIRDLGGLFVIDFIDMGPVRHQREVEKRLTDAVRPDRARVQLGRISRFGLLEMSRQRLRPSLGESAQHVCPRCDGHGTVRGTESLALSVLRLMEEEAIKDNTGQIEAQVPVSVATYLLNEKRRSVADLEKRHKVSLLIIPNPNLETPHFRVSRHRSDDQIQDVSYNVELDEVKTTDADRPTSSQPAREEPVLKTLIAPPKAPPAAKPAAAAATTESKPQGPSLLARFGKWFGDLLKEEPAEVKTARDGNKDKDAQRNQRGSRTSNRRGEGRRSKPQDGKPQSERQQERKPATRKPRRDSAENADTQKKQTRSQPKQEQATQAKQEQPVQAKQEPTEGKDTQKQQLAERRKRRDKRRSVRVQDREEITNIEQNATETAEAAQGSSATEAKTQSRKPAQPSQPETPEADQSAADNNADTESQVTTTDEKATDDKASDTGRNRSRRSPRHIRAAGQKRRKDQADEQQADTQDKEVQDAAGQPEAEQAASESQPQPHKDVPPVDNTSAAVEAKSAQAGKIVGADNTDKGEEAVQAEQPVKAQPEQAAEQTEARDDSSTAVAESKDSDADKAPAEKPAVTESASKADAPATAEKAKQQDADKSESAEAEAPKAEKPKRAPRKPRRKTPEQVEIALEHTDDKAEEKVAAEPEQAAEAAEPVKTEKVSEQTDAPEQPEEVTKAQATADTAPEAEPEAKPEPEVKAESESKAGAKADNTPAKVSSEKPVKKASFMSHPMAKPSSLSEEFSEISISAIDNEQRQALKKSGKTASQSSLSNQANAPAGKPSSLGQ from the coding sequence TGTTAATCAACGCAACCCAGCAAGAAGAGTTGCGTGTTGCCCTGGTAGACGGGCAAAAAATGTATGACCTGGACATTGAAAGCCCCGGTCATGAGCAAAAAAAGTCTAACATCTACAAAGGCAAAATCACCCGGGTTGAACCCAGCCTGGAAGCGGCTTTTGTCGATTATGGTGCCGAGCGGCACGGCTTCCTTCCCTTAAAAGAAATCGCCCGTACCTATTTCCCCAAAGGCTACAACTTTGAAGGCCGTCCGCAGATAAAAGACGCCATCAAGGAAGGCCAGGAAGTGATCGTACAGATTGATAAAGAAGAGCGCGGCCAGAAAGGTGCCGCCCTGACCACCTTTATCAGCCTGGCTGGCAGCTACCTGGTATTGATGCCCAATAATCCACGGGCTGGTGGCATTTCACGTCGTATCGAAGGCGACGAACGCACTGAACTGAAACAGGCACTGAATAAGCTTAACCTGCCTGACGGTATGGGACTGATCGTACGTACTGCCGGTGTCGGTAAATCCTTCGAAGAACTGGAGTGGGATTTAAGCGTACTGCTGACCCACTGGAAAGCCATCACCGAGGCTTCAGAGTCGCGCCCTGCCCCTTTCCTGATCCATCAGGAAAGCAACGTGATTATCCGTGCTATCCGTGACTATCTGCGCCGTGATATCGGTGAGATCCTGATCGATGATGAGAAAATCTTCGAACTGGCCAAACAACATATTGAACTGGTACGCCCGGATTTTTCCAGTCGCGTAAAACGCTATCAGGGTGATGTGCCCCTGTTCAGCCACTACCAGATTGAAAGTCAGATTGAATCGGCATTTCAGCGTGATGTACGCCTGCCCTCAGGCGGCTCTATCGTTATTGACCAGACTGAAGCCCTGACCTCAATTGACATCAACTCATCGCGTTCCACTAAAGGCGGTGATATCGAAGAAACGGCTCTGAATACCAATCTCGAAGCGGCCGATGAAATTGCCCGGCAATTACGTATTCGCGATCTCGGTGGCCTGTTTGTTATCGACTTTATCGACATGGGTCCGGTACGCCATCAGCGTGAAGTTGAAAAGCGCCTGACAGATGCCGTACGTCCCGACAGAGCACGGGTTCAGTTAGGCAGAATTTCCCGCTTCGGTTTGCTGGAAATGTCTCGTCAACGCCTGCGTCCATCACTGGGTGAGTCGGCCCAGCATGTGTGCCCTCGCTGTGACGGCCATGGCACCGTACGCGGTACCGAATCACTGGCGCTGTCAGTACTGCGCCTGATGGAAGAAGAAGCCATTAAAGACAACACCGGGCAGATTGAAGCCCAGGTGCCGGTCAGTGTGGCCACCTACCTGCTGAATGAAAAGCGTCGTTCTGTAGCCGACCTGGAAAAACGTCACAAGGTCAGCCTGCTGATTATTCCGAATCCGAATCTGGAGACACCCCATTTCAGGGTATCTCGTCACAGAAGCGATGATCAGATACAGGATGTCAGCTATAACGTTGAGCTGGATGAAGTTAAAACCACTGATGCCGATCGCCCGACCAGCTCTCAGCCAGCCCGTGAAGAGCCGGTGCTGAAAACCCTGATTGCTCCGCCTAAGGCGCCACCGGCCGCCAAACCCGCCGCTGCCGCGGCCACCACTGAAAGTAAACCTCAGGGCCCCTCATTGCTGGCACGATTTGGCAAATGGTTTGGCGACCTGCTTAAAGAAGAGCCCGCCGAGGTCAAAACAGCCCGCGACGGCAACAAAGATAAAGATGCTCAGCGCAATCAGCGTGGTAGCAGAACCAGTAACCGTCGCGGTGAAGGTCGGCGTAGCAAGCCTCAGGATGGCAAGCCTCAGTCTGAGCGTCAGCAGGAACGCAAGCCAGCTACACGCAAACCGCGCAGAGACAGTGCTGAGAATGCCGATACACAAAAGAAACAAACAAGATCGCAACCCAAGCAGGAACAAGCCACTCAGGCTAAACAGGAGCAGCCGGTTCAGGCTAAGCAGGAGCCAACCGAAGGCAAGGATACGCAGAAGCAGCAACTGGCAGAACGTCGCAAGCGTCGCGATAAGAGACGCAGCGTAAGGGTTCAGGACAGAGAAGAGATTACCAATATAGAGCAGAATGCCACTGAAACAGCAGAAGCCGCTCAGGGCAGCTCTGCAACAGAGGCAAAAACACAGAGCAGGAAACCGGCTCAACCTTCACAGCCTGAAACGCCTGAGGCGGATCAAAGTGCTGCGGATAATAATGCTGACACAGAAAGTCAGGTAACGACGACTGACGAAAAAGCCACTGATGATAAAGCCAGTGACACAGGTCGCAATCGCAGCCGTCGCTCGCCCCGTCATATCCGCGCAGCGGGTCAGAAACGCCGTAAAGATCAGGCGGACGAACAGCAGGCTGACACTCAGGATAAGGAAGTTCAGGACGCTGCCGGACAGCCTGAGGCTGAACAAGCTGCCAGTGAAAGTCAGCCACAGCCGCATAAGGATGTACCACCGGTTGATAACACTTCAGCAGCGGTAGAAGCAAAAAGTGCTCAGGCCGGTAAAATTGTAGGGGCTGACAACACCGACAAAGGTGAAGAGGCTGTACAAGCCGAACAACCTGTAAAAGCACAGCCGGAGCAAGCAGCTGAACAAACTGAAGCCAGGGATGATAGCAGTACCGCTGTCGCTGAGAGCAAAGACAGTGATGCAGATAAAGCCCCGGCAGAAAAACCTGCTGTGACAGAGTCTGCCAGTAAGGCTGATGCACCTGCAACGGCTGAAAAAGCGAAACAGCAAGACGCTGATAAGTCAGAGTCTGCAGAAGCTGAAGCGCCTAAAGCTGAAAAGCCCAAGAGAGCGCCCCGCAAGCCTCGTCGTAAGACGCCTGAGCAGGTAGAGATCGCGCTTGAACACACAGATGACAAGGCTGAAGAAAAGGTCGCGGCTGAGCCAGAGCAAGCCGCTGAAGCAGCAGAGCCTGTGAAGACTGAAAAAGTATCTGAACAGACAGATGCTCCGGAACAGCCTGAAGAGGTTACTAAAGCGCAGGCAACTGCAGACACGGCTCCGGAAGCTGAACCTGAAGCCAAACCTGAGCCTGAAGTCAAAGCTGAGTCTGAGAGCAAAGCCGGGGCAAAAGCAGATAACACGCCCGCCAAGGTGAGCTCAGAAAAGCCGGTGAAAAAAGCCAGCTTTATGTCTCACCCCATGGCCAAGCCCTCGAGTCTGAGCGAAGAGTTCAGCGAGATCTCTATCTCAGCGATCGACAATGAACAGCGCCAGGCACTGAAAAAATCGGGTAAAACTGCCAGCCAGTCGAGTCTGAGCAATCAGGCCAATGCGCCTGCCGGCAAGCCCTCCAGTCTGGGCCAGTAA